One genomic segment of Helicobacter pylori NQ4053 includes these proteins:
- the nadC gene encoding carboxylating nicotinate-nucleotide diphosphorylase, giving the protein MEIKTFLECALKEDLGHGDLFERVLEKDFKATAFVRAKQEGVFSGEKYALELLEMTGIECVQTIKDKERFKPKDTLMEIRGDFSMLLKVERTLLNLLQHSSGIATLTSRFVKALNSHEVRLLDTRKTRPLLRIFEKYSVLNGGASNHRLGLDDALMLKDTHLKHVKDLKSFLTHARKNLPFTAKIEIECESFEEAKNAMNAGADIVMCDNVSVLETKEIAAYRDAHYPFVLLEASGNISLESINAYAKSGVDAISVGALIHQATFIDMHMKMA; this is encoded by the coding sequence ATGGAGATTAAAACCTTTTTAGAATGCGCTTTAAAAGAAGATTTAGGGCATGGGGATTTGTTTGAAAGGGTGTTAGAAAAAGATTTTAAAGCCACAGCCTTTGTTAGGGCTAAACAAGAGGGCGTGTTTTCAGGCGAAAAATACGCTTTAGAGTTGTTGGAAATGACTGGCATTGAATGCGTTCAAACGATTAAGGATAAAGAACGCTTCAAGCCTAAAGACACTTTAATGGAGATTAGGGGGGATTTTAGCATGCTTTTAAAGGTTGAGCGCACCCTTTTAAACCTTTTGCAACACAGCAGCGGGATCGCTACTTTAACGAGTCGTTTTGTGAAAGCTCTAAACTCCCATGAAGTGCGTTTGTTGGACACACGAAAAACCAGACCCCTTTTAAGGATTTTTGAAAAATATTCTGTGCTTAATGGGGGAGCGAGCAACCACCGCTTAGGGCTAGATGACGCTTTAATGCTTAAAGACACGCATTTAAAGCATGTCAAAGATCTCAAAAGCTTTTTAACGCATGCCAGAAAAAACTTGCCTTTCACGGCTAAAATTGAAATTGAATGCGAAAGCTTTGAAGAGGCCAAAAACGCCATGAATGCGGGAGCGGATATTGTGATGTGCGATAATGTGAGCGTTTTAGAGACTAAAGAAATTGCCGCTTATAGAGATGCACATTATCCCTTTGTCTTACTAGAAGCGAGCGGGAATATTTCGCTAGAGAGCATCAACGCTTACGCCAAAAGCGGCGTGGATGCCATTAGCGTAGGGGCTTTAATCCATCAAGCCACTTTTATTGACATGCACATGAAAATGGCTTAA
- the nadA gene encoding quinolinate synthase NadA translates to MPTDNDLKTSILELLNDLDALLVAHFYQKDEIVELAHYTGDSLELAKIASQSDKNLIVFCGVHFMGESVKALAFNKQVIMPKLSCCSMARMIDSHYYDRSVHLLKEYGVKEFYPITYINSNAEVKAKVAKDGGVVCTSRNASKIFNHALKQNKKIFFLPDKCLGENLALENGLKSAILGANSKEEIKNADVVCYNGFCSVHQLFKLEDIEFYRQKYPDILIAVHPECEPSVVSNADFSGSTSQIIEFVEKLSPHQKVAIGTESNLVNRLKAKRNHQNTFILSSTLALCPTMNETTLKDLFEVLKAYKNHRAFNTIELKDEVARLAKLALTKMMELS, encoded by the coding sequence ATGCCAACTGATAACGATTTAAAAACTTCTATTTTGGAATTGTTGAACGATTTAGACGCGCTTTTAGTGGCTCATTTTTATCAAAAAGATGAGATTGTAGAGTTGGCCCATTATACAGGCGATAGCCTGGAGTTAGCTAAAATCGCAAGCCAAAGCGATAAAAACCTCATCGTGTTTTGCGGGGTGCATTTTATGGGCGAGAGCGTGAAAGCCCTAGCCTTTAACAAACAAGTGATCATGCCCAAACTCTCATGCTGTTCTATGGCGAGGATGATTGATAGCCACTACTACGATAGAAGCGTTCATTTACTAAAAGAATACGGCGTTAAAGAATTTTACCCTATCACTTATATCAATTCTAACGCTGAAGTGAAAGCCAAAGTCGCTAAAGATGGTGGCGTGGTTTGCACGAGTAGGAACGCTTCTAAAATCTTTAATCACGCTTTAAAACAAAATAAAAAAATCTTTTTCCTACCGGATAAATGCTTGGGGGAAAATCTAGCCCTAGAAAATGGCTTAAAAAGCGCGATTTTAGGCGCAAATAGCAAAGAAGAAATTAAAAACGCTGATGTGGTTTGTTATAACGGCTTTTGTTCGGTGCATCAGCTTTTCAAATTAGAAGACATTGAATTTTACCGCCAAAAATACCCGGATATTTTAATCGCTGTCCATCCAGAGTGCGAGCCTAGCGTGGTTTCTAACGCTGATTTTAGCGGATCAACGAGTCAAATCATAGAATTTGTAGAAAAGTTAAGCCCCCATCAAAAAGTCGCCATAGGCACTGAAAGCAATTTAGTCAACCGCTTGAAAGCCAAGCGCAACCATCAAAACACTTTCATTCTTTCTAGCACGCTCGCTCTTTGTCCTACCATGAATGAAACGACTTTAAAAGATTTGTTTGAAGTCTTAAAGGCTTATAAAAACCACAGGGCTTTTAACACGATTGAATTAAAAGATGAGGTGGCGCGTCTGGCCAAACTCGCTTTAACTAAAATGATGGAGTTGTCCTAA
- a CDS encoding phosphatidylserine decarboxylase — MVALSNALSRVFGSVAGYKFPSFIQKGINALYVKIFKIDLSEFEPLENYRSLNALFTRSLKKERPFDKAPNICIAPCDALITECAFLDNDTALQIKGMPYKAHELVGEINPLSPSFFYANFYLSPKDYHHYHAPCDLEILEARYFAGKLLPVNKPSLHKNNNLFVGNERVVLVAKDIQGNRLYFVAVGALNVGKMRFNFDKNIQTNAKARFTQTYSYNPPIKVKKGDNLGNFEMGSTIVLFIQNTAFKDLREKSVKFGESIGEFHAN, encoded by the coding sequence ATGGTAGCTTTAAGCAACGCTCTTTCAAGGGTTTTTGGCTCTGTGGCTGGCTATAAATTCCCTTCTTTTATCCAAAAAGGTATCAACGCTCTTTATGTTAAGATCTTTAAAATTGATTTGAGCGAGTTTGAGCCTTTAGAAAATTATAGGAGTTTGAACGCTCTTTTCACGCGCTCTTTAAAAAAAGAACGCCCCTTTGACAAAGCCCCTAATATTTGCATTGCGCCTTGCGACGCTTTAATCACTGAATGCGCTTTTTTAGACAATGATACCGCTTTACAGATTAAAGGCATGCCTTATAAAGCGCATGAATTAGTGGGCGAAATCAACCCCTTAAGCCCCTCTTTTTTCTATGCGAATTTTTACCTTTCGCCCAAAGATTACCACCACTACCACGCCCCTTGCGATTTAGAAATTTTAGAGGCTCGTTATTTTGCGGGGAAATTACTACCAGTCAATAAGCCCTCATTACACAAAAACAACAATCTGTTTGTGGGCAATGAACGGGTAGTGCTTGTTGCAAAAGACATTCAAGGCAATAGGTTGTATTTTGTAGCGGTGGGAGCGTTAAATGTGGGTAAAATGCGTTTTAATTTTGATAAGAATATCCAAACTAACGCTAAAGCCCGTTTCACGCAAACCTACTCTTATAACCCACCGATTAAGGTTAAAAAGGGGGATAATTTAGGGAATTTTGAAATGGGCTCTACTATCGTTTTATTCATTCAAAACACCGCTTTTAAAGATTTGAGAGAAAAAAGCGTGAAGTTTGGGGAAAGTATAGGGGAATTTCATGCCAACTGA